One region of Malania oleifera isolate guangnan ecotype guangnan chromosome 6, ASM2987363v1, whole genome shotgun sequence genomic DNA includes:
- the LOC131158097 gene encoding kinesin-like protein KIN-13B: MNAVGRQVQRSTASAVHHQRQYSDNFLDSSSNGRWLSNSSLPSTQDYGQYGGAQGSRMPQRTNQRGVNEFFSEPLTPTVNWRPSSQMKNGEEEGEISPGLLDLHSFDTELIPEIPLPGLHDGPAFYNSIRGRSFDDSEQYLSTNKQTGKPRGLPENNVLKSIAVDKEKASSVAKIKVVVRKRPLNKKELAKNEEDIVETVSNSLTVHETKLKVDLTEYVEKHEFFFDAVLNEEVSNDEVYRETVEPIVPIIFQRTKATCFAYGQTGSGKTYTMKPLPLKASRDILRLMYHTYRNQGFQLFVSFFEIYGGKLFDLLNDRKKLCMREDGKQQVCIVGLQEYRVSDVETIKDLIEKGNATRSTGTTGANEESSRSHAILQLAIKRSADGSESKPARVIGKLSFIDLAGSERGADTTDNDRQTRMEGAEINKSLLALKECIRALDNDQGHIPFRGSKLTEVLRDSFVGDSRTVMISCISPNSGSCEHTLNTLRYADRVKSLSKGNNSKKDVLSSTLNLKESTVLPLSSVLPAGSTYEDDANNMWAEQTERDDFDMSEELYEQMKPLRKNNEKLELHKLSTYEDKFKKVNDQTNWKELPNFNTKNPQLDDDLNALLKEEEDLVNAHRKQVEETMNLVREEMNLLVEADQPGNQLDNYISRLNAILSHKAAGILHLQTRLAHFQKRLKEHNVLVSSSGY, from the exons ATGAACGCGGTGGGGAGGCAGGTGCAGAGATCCACTGCATCGGCAGTGCACCACCAGCGACAGTACTCCGACAACTTCTTGGACTCCTCATCCAATGGCAGATGGCTTTCCAACTCCTCCCTTCCTTCTACCCAG GACTACGGGCAGTACGGCGGAGCTCAAGGATCCAGAATGCCGCAGAGGACTAACCAGAGGGGGGTTAATGAGTTCTTCTCGGAGCCCTTGACGCCGACGGTGAATTGGCGGCCGTCGAGCCAGATGAAGAATGGTGAGGAGGAGGGTGAGATCAGTCCTGGACTCTTGGATCTACACTCTTTCGACACTGAGCTGATTCCCGAG ATACCACTTCCTGGCCTGCACGATGGTCCTGCATTTTATAATTCCATTCGTGGCAGGAGCTTTGATGACTCTGAGCAATACCTTTCAACCAATAAACAAACTGGCAAACCTCGTGGTTTACCTGAAAACAATGTCCTGAAAAGTATTGCTGTGGATAAAGAGAAGGCCAGTTCTGTTGCAAAGATCAAAGTTGTG GTGCGCAAGAGACCACTAAATAAGAAGGAATTAGCTAAGAATGAGGAAGATATCGTAGAGACTGTCTCAAATTCTCTAACAGTTCATGAGACTAAACTAAAG GTTGACCTTACAGAATATGTGGAGaagcatgaatttttttttgatgCAGTGCTTAACGAGGAGGTTTCAAATGATGAG GTGTATCGTGAGACTGTGGAGCCTATAGTTCCAATAATTTTTCAACGCACCAAAGCAACCTGCTTTGCGTATGGGCAAACAG GGAGTGGGAAAACTTATACTATGAAACCATTACCTCTTAAAGCATCCAGAGACATCTTGAGATTGATGTATCATACTTACCGGAACCAAGGTTTTCAGTTGTTTGTCAGCTTCTTTGAGATATATGGAGGAAAACTGTTTGATCTCCTTAATGATCGGAA GAAACTTTGCATGAGAGAGGATGGTAAACAGCAAGTTTGCATTGTGGGTTTGCAAGAGTATAGAGTATCAGATGTAGAGACGATTAAGGATCTCATTGAAAAAGGAAATGCCACTAGAAGTACTGGCACAACTGGAGCAAATGAAGAATCCTCTCGTTCACATGCTATACTTCAGCTTGCTATTAAGAGGTCAGCTGATGGCAGTGAATCAAAGCCAGCCCGTGTCATTGGAAAACTCTCATTTATAGATCTTGCTGGAAGTGAACGTGGTGCAGATACTACAGATAATGATAGGCAGACAAG AATGGAAGGTGCTGAGATCAATAAAAGTTTGCTTGCGCTAAAGGAATGCATAAGAGCTCTTGACAATGACCAGGGTCATATTCCTTTCAGAGGCAGTAAATTAACTGAAGTTTTAAGAGATTCATTTGTTGGTGACTCACGAACTGTTATGATATCATGCATTTCACCGAATTCAGGCTCATGTGAGCATACTCTCAATACCTTAAGATATGCTGACAG GGTGAAGAGTCTCTCAAAAGGAAACAACTCAAAGAAAGATGTTCTATCATCAACCTTAAACCTAAAGGAATCAACAGTATTACCACTATCTTCAGTTTTACCAGCTGGATCAACATATGAAGATGATGCAAACAATATGTGGGCTGAACAAACTGAAAGAGATGATTTTGATATGTCCGAAGAGTTGTATGAGCAAATGAAGCCACTAAGGAAGAACAACGAAAAGCTGGAATTACACAAGCTGTCTACTTATGAGGATAAGTTCAAGAAAGTCAATGATCAGACAAACTGGAAGGAATTGCCTAATTTTAATACCAAGAACCCACAGTTAGATGATGATTTGAATGCCCTGTTAAAG GAGGAGGAAGATCTTGTAAATGCTCATCGGAAACAGGTGGAGGAAACAATGAATCTCGTGAGAGAG